Proteins co-encoded in one Papaver somniferum cultivar HN1 chromosome 5, ASM357369v1, whole genome shotgun sequence genomic window:
- the LOC113280114 gene encoding F-box protein CPR1-like: MSSCILEEIIYSEILVRLPVKTLLFTTHTRKPILMLETSESSSRSNRLCSIGYDSLESSVSEIISWDIEIDFPFKFKSYYAHLLTDDYKLSVGVTASKDTVFQFYSLASNSWKLGPTVPYRISYTAVVVNGYHHWLVKAQDTFFLLSLDICDDSSKEMKLPNEPLEKSCEDEYISPGVLEGCLCILDSSYVNHVKINVEVWKMLDYGVHESWTKRYIITHESIIWGHYLSLVALWSFENGKILFMNSGGLVLYDLRTWKC, translated from the exons ATGTCAAGCTGCATTCTGGAAGAGATCATCTACAGTGAAATTCTAGTGAGGTTACCTGTTAAGACATTACTT TTTACTACCCACACAAGAAAACCTATTCTCATGCTTGAAACTTCTGAATCATCTTCCCGTAGTAATAGACTTTGCTCCATCGGTTATGATTCATTAGAATCATCAGTATCTGAAATCATTTCCTGGGATATTGAAATCGATTTCCCATTCAAATTTAAATCGTATTATGCTCATCTATTG ACTGATGATTACAAGTTGTCAGTAGGTGTAACAGCTAGCAAGGATACAGTTTTCCAATTCTATTCGTTAGCATCAAATTCATGGAAACTTGGGCCAACTGTGCCTTATAGGATTAGTTATACTGCCGTGGTTGTTAATGGATACCATCATTGGTTAGTGAAGGCTCAAGATACGTTTTTCTTACTCTCTTTAGATATATGTGACGATAGTTCCAAAGAAATGAAACTGCCAAATGAACCTTTGGAGAAGAGTTGTGAGGATGAATATATAAGTCCGGGAGTGTTGGAAGGGTGCCTTTGCATACTTGACAGCTCGTACGTCAATCATGTTAAAATTAATGTTGAAGTATGGAAGATGCTGGATTATGGAGTTCATGAATCTTGGACTAAACGCTATATCATTACTCATGAGAGCATTATCTGGGGCCATTATTTAAGTTTAGTTGCGTTGTGGTCTTTTGAGAACGGTAAAATTCTATTCATGAATTCGGGTGGATTAGTTTTGTATGATTTAAGAACATGGAAGTGCTAG